A genomic region of Methylobacterium durans contains the following coding sequences:
- a CDS encoding RNA polymerase sigma factor region1.1 domain-containing protein has product MGKRDDAQARRQAIIDGMLADALRPAFTYRLPSHHALPPDIRQAVDRLLAKAETQRTRCLTYDDLEEALPPRDVTAEDLEAIFWILAEHGIEVEDGE; this is encoded by the coding sequence ATGGGCAAGCGAGACGACGCGCAGGCAAGGCGGCAGGCCATCATCGACGGGATGCTGGCCGATGCCCTGCGCCCCGCCTTCACCTACCGGCTCCCCAGCCACCACGCGCTGCCACCGGATATCCGGCAGGCGGTCGACCGGCTGCTCGCCAAGGCCGAGACGCAGCGCACCCGCTGCCTCACCTACGACGACCTCGAGGAGGCGCTGCCGCCCCGCGACGTGACCGCGGAGGATCTGGAGGCGATCTTCTGGATCCTGGCCGAGCACGGCATCGAGGTCGAGGACGGGGAGTGA
- a CDS encoding methyl-accepting chemotaxis protein produces MRVLQNLRIVSKIAIPLVLTMAIGAALTCYARAVMNGLSDRTAAIVDVQTARMDALARVQIGLIEAAVMDRNMLLESAAEARGRFRARQQAAMLVARTASDSLIALADTEERRAMNRKVRADVEAFFGTLDRVAELSGQQRNTEAFALARDVGIPARLKIVEWLDARTVTLNDELQAAKLKAAEEAADGTRMLLGLTMAGFLAAAAIAGFIVVLGITRPLANLVGILQRMAKGETEAVIREAARGDEVGAVARAVDGIKAMVARKAADEAEQRRMADEAAIAERKRTMLELAGRFEAAVGVIVGLVSSSATELQATAQQMTATATETASQSTTVAAAAEQAATNVGTVSAAAEELGTSVGEIGRQVAGSADLAATAAREADATARLVQDLSAAAARIGNIVSLISNIADQTNLLALNATIEAARAGEAGRGFAVVASEVKALAAQTGNATSEIDGQVSQIQGSMQEAVRAIGAISGRIQEISGVATSISAAVEEQGAATREIVRNVAQAAAGTREVTSNIAGVAGAAEETGAAASQVLASASELSRQSERLGAEVGTFLSTIRAA; encoded by the coding sequence ATGAGAGTGTTGCAGAATTTGAGGATCGTCTCGAAGATCGCCATCCCGCTCGTCCTGACCATGGCCATCGGCGCGGCGCTGACCTGCTACGCACGCGCCGTCATGAATGGACTCTCGGACCGGACCGCGGCGATCGTCGACGTTCAGACCGCACGCATGGACGCCCTTGCGCGCGTGCAGATCGGTCTGATCGAGGCGGCGGTGATGGACCGGAACATGCTCCTCGAATCCGCAGCCGAGGCGAGAGGCCGTTTCCGCGCTCGTCAGCAGGCGGCGATGCTCGTCGCCCGGACTGCGAGCGACAGTCTGATCGCCCTCGCCGATACGGAGGAACGGCGCGCGATGAACAGGAAGGTCCGTGCGGACGTCGAGGCGTTCTTCGGCACGCTCGATCGCGTCGCCGAACTGAGCGGGCAGCAGCGAAACACCGAGGCGTTCGCACTCGCGCGTGATGTCGGCATTCCCGCGCGCCTCAAGATCGTCGAGTGGCTCGACGCGCGGACCGTCACGCTGAACGACGAGCTCCAGGCGGCCAAGCTGAAGGCCGCCGAGGAGGCCGCGGATGGGACGCGCATGCTGCTCGGCCTCACGATGGCCGGTTTCCTGGCGGCTGCCGCCATCGCAGGCTTCATCGTCGTCCTGGGCATCACGCGCCCGCTGGCGAACCTCGTCGGAATCCTGCAGCGCATGGCGAAGGGCGAGACCGAGGCCGTCATTCGCGAGGCTGCACGCGGCGACGAGGTCGGTGCGGTCGCCCGCGCCGTCGACGGCATCAAGGCGATGGTCGCCCGGAAGGCCGCCGACGAAGCGGAACAGCGCCGTATGGCCGACGAGGCGGCCATCGCCGAGCGCAAGCGCACCATGCTGGAACTGGCCGGCCGTTTCGAGGCGGCCGTGGGCGTGATCGTCGGCCTCGTATCGTCGTCCGCGACCGAGCTTCAGGCCACCGCCCAGCAGATGACCGCGACGGCCACCGAGACCGCGAGCCAGTCGACGACCGTGGCGGCGGCGGCCGAGCAGGCGGCGACCAATGTCGGCACGGTCTCGGCAGCCGCGGAGGAACTCGGCACGTCGGTCGGCGAGATCGGGCGGCAGGTCGCCGGTTCCGCGGATCTTGCCGCCACCGCGGCTCGCGAGGCGGACGCCACCGCGCGCCTCGTGCAGGATCTGAGCGCGGCGGCCGCGCGCATCGGCAATATCGTCAGCCTGATCTCGAATATCGCCGACCAGACGAACCTCCTGGCGCTCAACGCGACGATCGAGGCGGCCCGGGCCGGCGAGGCGGGCCGCGGCTTCGCGGTGGTGGCGAGCGAGGTCAAGGCGCTCGCCGCCCAGACGGGCAATGCGACCAGCGAGATCGACGGGCAGGTCTCGCAGATCCAGGGATCGATGCAGGAGGCGGTCCGGGCGATCGGAGCCATCTCGGGCCGTATCCAGGAGATCAGCGGCGTGGCGACGTCGATCTCGGCGGCTGTCGAGGAGCAGGGGGCCGCGACCCGCGAGATCGTCCGCAACGTGGCACAGGCCGCCGCTGGCACCAGAGAGGTCACGAGCAACATCGCGGGCGTCGCCGGTGCGGCGGAGGAGACGGGCGCGGCGGCGAGCCAGGTTCTCGCCTCCGCCTCCGAGTTGTCGCGCCAGTCCGAGCGACTCGGGGCGGAGGTCGGCACGTTCCTCTCCACGATCCGGGCCGCCTGA
- a CDS encoding class II 3-deoxy-7-phosphoheptulonate synthase — translation MGERWTPKTWRDLPIQQVPSYPDAAALQGVEAQLATFPPLVFAGEARKLKASLARVAAGEAFLLQGGDCAESFDEHSADNIRDFFRVFLQMALVLTFAGGSPVVKVGRIAGQFAKPRSSPTETLDGVALPSYRGDIINGLTFAEEARIPDPRRQLEAYRQSAATLNLLRAFATGGYANLENAHRWMLGFVKDSPQSSRYQDVAERMSDALDFMRAIGINPETHQEVRTTDFFTSHEALLLGYEEALTRVDSTSGDWYATSGHMLWVGDRTRQPDHAHIEYARGIRNPIGLKCGPSMTADGLIRLIDVLNPDDEAGRLTLICRFGADKVGEHLPGLIRAVEREGRRVVWACDPMHGNTISAGRYKTRPFERVMQEIEGFFGVHRAEGTIAGGIHLEMTGKDVTECTGGARALTADDLQDRYHTYCDPRLNAEQALEVAFLTAELVKRERAAFERPRLDAAE, via the coding sequence ATGGGCGAGCGTTGGACACCGAAGACGTGGCGTGATCTGCCGATCCAGCAGGTGCCGTCCTATCCGGATGCCGCCGCGCTTCAGGGCGTGGAGGCGCAGCTCGCGACGTTCCCGCCGCTCGTTTTTGCCGGTGAGGCGCGCAAGCTCAAGGCGTCGCTGGCCCGCGTCGCGGCGGGCGAGGCCTTCCTGCTCCAGGGCGGGGATTGTGCCGAGAGCTTCGACGAGCACTCCGCCGACAACATCCGCGATTTCTTCCGCGTCTTCCTGCAGATGGCGCTGGTGCTCACCTTCGCGGGCGGCTCGCCGGTCGTGAAGGTCGGCCGCATCGCCGGCCAGTTCGCCAAGCCCCGCTCCTCGCCCACCGAGACGTTGGACGGCGTGGCACTGCCGAGCTACCGCGGCGACATCATCAACGGGCTCACCTTCGCGGAGGAGGCGCGCATCCCCGATCCGCGCCGCCAGCTCGAAGCTTACCGGCAATCGGCCGCGACGCTGAACCTGCTGCGCGCCTTCGCCACCGGCGGCTACGCGAATCTCGAGAACGCGCACCGCTGGATGCTCGGCTTCGTGAAGGATTCGCCGCAATCGTCCCGCTACCAGGACGTGGCGGAGCGGATGAGCGACGCGCTCGACTTCATGCGCGCCATCGGCATCAACCCGGAGACGCACCAAGAGGTGCGCACCACCGATTTCTTCACCAGCCACGAGGCCCTGCTCCTCGGCTACGAGGAGGCGCTGACGCGCGTCGATTCGACGAGCGGCGACTGGTACGCCACCTCCGGGCACATGCTCTGGGTGGGCGACCGCACCCGCCAGCCGGACCACGCGCATATCGAGTATGCCCGCGGGATCAGGAACCCGATCGGCCTCAAGTGCGGACCCTCGATGACGGCGGACGGCCTGATCCGGCTGATCGACGTCCTCAACCCGGACGACGAGGCGGGTCGGCTGACGCTGATCTGCCGCTTCGGCGCGGACAAGGTGGGCGAGCACCTGCCGGGCCTGATCCGGGCGGTGGAGCGCGAGGGCCGCAGGGTCGTGTGGGCCTGCGACCCGATGCACGGCAACACGATCTCGGCCGGCCGCTACAAGACGCGGCCCTTCGAGCGGGTGATGCAGGAGATCGAGGGCTTCTTCGGCGTGCACCGCGCCGAGGGCACGATCGCCGGCGGCATCCACCTGGAGATGACGGGCAAGGACGTCACCGAGTGTACGGGCGGTGCTCGCGCCCTGACGGCGGACGACCTGCAGGACCGCTACCACACCTACTGCGACCCGCGCCTCAACGCTGAGCAGGCGCTCGAAGTCGCTTTCCTGACGGCCGAGCTCGTGAAGCGCGAGCGCGCAGCCTTCGAGCGGCCGCGCCTCGACGCGGCCGAGTAA
- a CDS encoding M48 family metallopeptidase has translation MPLALLRRPDPEHLDIAFAGETFRVALRRRPAARRLTLRVSQATGEVILTLPTRTSLATAQRFAAGHGGWIATRLARVPTRVPFEPGSVLPLRGVPHRIAQRGLRSGATRLERVGEEPVISVSCEAAFVARRVRDWLQREVRADLTVAITRYTDALGQGPSRVTVRDTRSRWGSCTARGELNFSWRLILAPPLVLDYLVAHEMAHLREMNHSARFWSLVAGICPHMDEAEAWLKHNGASLHRYG, from the coding sequence ATGCCCCTCGCCCTCCTGCGTCGGCCCGATCCGGAACATCTCGACATCGCCTTCGCAGGCGAGACCTTCCGCGTGGCCCTGCGGCGCCGCCCGGCGGCGCGACGGCTGACACTCAGGGTCTCCCAGGCGACCGGCGAGGTCATCCTCACGCTGCCCACGCGCACCTCGCTCGCCACCGCGCAGCGCTTCGCGGCGGGCCACGGCGGCTGGATCGCGACCCGGCTCGCCCGCGTGCCGACGCGGGTCCCGTTCGAGCCCGGATCGGTCCTGCCCCTGCGCGGCGTGCCTCACCGGATCGCGCAGCGGGGACTGCGCAGCGGAGCGACCCGCCTGGAACGGGTCGGTGAGGAACCCGTCATCTCCGTTTCCTGCGAGGCGGCCTTCGTGGCGCGGCGCGTTCGGGACTGGCTGCAGCGGGAGGTGCGCGCCGATCTGACCGTGGCGATCACGCGCTACACGGACGCTCTCGGGCAGGGGCCGTCGCGCGTCACAGTGCGCGACACCCGCAGCCGCTGGGGCTCCTGCACGGCGCGGGGCGAGCTCAACTTCTCCTGGCGGCTGATCCTCGCGCCACCCCTTGTGCTCGACTATCTCGTCGCGCACGAGATGGCGCACCTGCGCGAGATGAACCATTCCGCGCGCTTCTGGTCGCTCGTCGCAGGGATCTGCCCGCACATGGACGAGGCGGAAGCCTGGCTCAAGCACAACGGCGCGAGCCTCCACCGGTACGGCTGA
- a CDS encoding invasion associated locus B family protein, translating to MAAPFALALPLVAGWGAAGALAQGTVRKTFDDWQLRCETPAGAKAEQCALVQYLAAEDRPNLTLVVIVLKTADNRGYLLRVVAPLGILLPSGLGLKIDQTDVGRAGFVRCLTTGCVAEVVMDDNLIRQFKAGTQATFIVFQTPEEGVGIPLSMKGFGAGFDNLK from the coding sequence ATGGCCGCGCCCTTCGCCCTCGCGCTGCCTCTGGTCGCCGGTTGGGGCGCCGCCGGAGCGCTGGCGCAGGGGACGGTGCGCAAGACCTTCGACGATTGGCAATTGCGCTGCGAGACGCCGGCCGGAGCCAAGGCGGAGCAATGCGCCCTCGTCCAGTACCTCGCCGCCGAGGACCGCCCGAACCTGACCCTGGTCGTGATCGTGCTGAAGACCGCCGACAACCGCGGCTACCTGCTGCGCGTCGTCGCCCCGCTCGGCATCCTGCTTCCCTCGGGCCTCGGCCTGAAGATCGACCAGACGGATGTCGGGCGCGCCGGCTTCGTGCGCTGCCTCACCACGGGCTGCGTCGCCGAGGTCGTGATGGACGACAACCTGATCCGCCAGTTCAAGGCAGGCACGCAGGCGACCTTCATCGTGTTCCAGACACCGGAGGAGGGCGTCGGCATTCCGCTCTCGATGAAGGGCTTCGGCGCCGGATTCGACAATCTGAAGTAG